A window from Candidatus Polarisedimenticolia bacterium encodes these proteins:
- a CDS encoding SgcJ/EcaC family oxidoreductase, with protein MAGRELSRGVTGDGRRLSGRERIREALPAEAGQSPEEDRVSLVVESVKRMTPAIAVVLCAWERERNGEGNRVDEAAGGRVTMVLEHGDEGWRIVALQNTDRKD; from the coding sequence ATGGCCGGAAGGGAGCTATCGCGTGGAGTCACGGGGGACGGCCGGCGACTCTCGGGCCGCGAGCGCATCCGAGAAGCCCTGCCCGCCGAGGCCGGCCAATCGCCGGAAGAGGATCGCGTCTCGCTGGTGGTCGAATCGGTGAAGCGGATGACGCCGGCAATCGCCGTCGTGCTGTGCGCCTGGGAACGGGAGCGGAACGGGGAAGGAAACAGGGTCGATGAGGCCGCCGGCGGCCGGGTGACGATGGTCCTCGAGCACGGCGACGAGGGCTGGCGCATCGTCGCGCTGCAGAACACCGATCGGAAGGACTGA
- a CDS encoding cupin domain-containing protein — MSDPRIVNVSDLPWTPWSAGERIAVEIQDPARRLGSVHSGLRLYRLAPGKQATRLHRHHHQEEMYLILKGSGALRHGERDVPVKAGDFILYPAGDPVAHTFVNPGNEPMEYLATGNRVSYEVCEYPEEGTVYVEVLDKTLRAEEVEAGRDMMEAWYKAGR, encoded by the coding sequence ACCCAAGAATCGTGAACGTGTCGGACCTTCCCTGGACACCCTGGTCGGCGGGCGAGCGCATCGCGGTCGAGATCCAGGATCCCGCGCGCCGCCTCGGATCAGTCCACTCCGGATTACGGCTTTACCGTCTCGCTCCCGGCAAGCAGGCTACGCGCCTGCACCGCCATCATCACCAGGAAGAGATGTACCTGATCCTTAAGGGGAGCGGCGCTCTCCGGCACGGCGAGCGCGACGTCCCGGTCAAGGCGGGGGATTTCATCCTCTATCCCGCCGGAGATCCCGTCGCCCATACGTTCGTCAACCCAGGGAACGAGCCGATGGAGTATCTGGCGACCGGGAACCGCGTGTCGTACGAAGTCTGCGAGTATCCGGAGGAAGGCACGGTCTACGTGGAGGTTCTCGACAAGACCTTGCGCGCCGAGGAGGTCGAAGCGGGACGCGACATGATGGAGGCCTGGTACAAAGCCGGCCGCTGA